In Peptostreptococcus equinus, the DNA window TTCTTCAGCAACCTCTTCCTCTTCTTCACTTCCTGAATTATAATCTTTTACATTGTCTGTAGTCATTGGTGATAATGCATCAAGAGTTTCAGTTAATGTAGCTCCTAATACCTGACCAATTGTTAGTACATTTTCTGGAATTTCCAATAATCCTGAATCAACTAGATCTGGGAATATAGCTGGATCTTCTAGATTAGCAGCCTCTACTACTGTTCCTGCTTCAAATCTGCAACAGCAGACAGCTGGATCATTAGCATGTGCCTTTGCTGTTTCGTTAGTTATTGACATAGCAAAAAACCTCCTTAAAATATTTTTATTATATATATTGCAAATATCTATTCAATGAATAGCTATTTGTAATCAAATTTTGTTAAGCCCTGTGGGCTATTTTGAGGGATCCTGCATTAAATGTAATATTACCTAAATAACTGGAAATTCAAGTTTAATATCTTTTCCTTCAGCTATATAAATCTTTATTACTCCCGAAGCCAAATTTGATTGACTTGTATTTACTGCATTTGATGAATCCACATTTGTTTTTTCTTCTATAGCATCATCACTTTCTTCCTCAATATCAGCCTCTTTAGATGAATCATCCTTAAAATCCTCTACATTGTCTGGAGTCATCGGTGATAATGCATCCAGAGTTTGAGTTAATTTTGCTCCTAAAACTTGACCTATAGTTAAAACATTATCTGGAATTTCTAACAATCCCGAATCTACAAGATCTGGAAAAATTGCCGGATCTTCTAAATTTGCTGCTTCTACTACTGTTCCTGCTTCAAATCTACAACAACATACTGCTGGATCATTAGCATGTGACTGTGCTGTTTCATTTGTAATTGACATAAATTAACCTCCTCTTTTTATATCAGAAAAACTTCTTTATGATATTTTTAAAACAATGATGTTAAATAAATTAATACCTACTACATAAAATACTAGCATTATAATAGCAATTACTATGCCAAAATCGTTTTTCTTTATAATTTATTTGTATTTTTTTTATCAACTAATTTTATTAAAATATTATAACAATTTTGTGTATATATAATAATAGCTAAAATCTATAGTTCATATTTAAAAGATATATTGGTGTCTAATTTTAGTCACATATATTTGTTTTTTATTTATACTTTTATTTGTTTGATACTTAACTAGCTATTATTAGAGATTCTTTTTAATTTTAAACACACATAATCCTTATGTCTATTTTTAGTCATATAGACTAAAAATAGACATTTGCTTTAATTTTCTTTTTATTTCGAATTGTTTATCCTTCTATATCAAGTTGTTCAATCTTATAATATAAAGTAGTCCTAGGAATATTTAATATTTTCGCAGCTTTAGTTTTATTGTTATTCGACATTTTTAAAGCTTCTGTTATTTTCTTTTTTTCCAACATTTCAACAGCCTCATTCAAATCCATGGGGTAAATATTAGGTTCATTTGGCATATCAACAGAATCTACTATATATTCAGGGATATCATCAACCTCTAAAATTTCTTTAGTAGAAAGTACCACCATATTCTCTATAGTATTTTTTAATTCTCTGATATTTCCTTTCCATTTATATCTACAGAGTATTTTAAAAGCATCTTTATTTATTTTTAAGTATGATTTATTATTTTCTGCACTCTGCTCATTTAAGAAATGATATATTAATATACCTACATCATCGCTTCTTTCTCTTAATGGCGGTAAATTTATTTCTACAACATTTAATCTATAAAACAAATCATCTCTAAATTTGCCTTCTTCAACAAGTTCTTTTAAATTTTTATTAGAAGCTGATATTACTCTTACATTGACCTTAATAATATCACTTCCACCAACTCTCATAAATTCTCTTTCTTGAAGCACCCTCAATAATTTTGCCTGCATATTATGTGGTAATTCTCCTATTTCATCAAGAAAAATGGTTCCACCATCTGCTAATTCAAATATTCCAGCTTTTCCTGTCCTGGTTGCACCTGTAAAAGCTCCGGGCTCATAACCAAAAAATTCACTTTCAAATAATTCCTGAGGAATTGCACTACAGTTTACTGGTATAAAGGTACCTTGTCTTTGGCTATAATCATGTATTGCTCTAGCAAAGACTTCTTTGCCTGTACCACTTTCACCATGTATCATTATGGAGCTATTCGTAGTAGCAACTTGTTTAGCCATACTTTTAGCTTTTTCTAACAGATATGAATTTCCTAATATATTATCAAAATAACTTCCTGATAAATTTCTTACTTCATTTTCCAAATACTTAATTTTTTCTTGGGTTGCTTCCAGTTCTTTTGATATTTTACTAGCATCTATTATGTCTACTTCAGTACAAACTACACCTAAAAATGTTTTACCTTGATAAACGGGATATGCTTGAACTACTCCATATTGATTTTTATTCTCTTGAAAGTCTTTATTATAATATATATCACTTATGCTAACTTTAGTATTTAATACTCTCTCTGATATTGTATCAACTAAAAAATCGCTCATTTTTTTTCCTAAAATTTCTGAAGCTGATATTTTATATCTATCTTCCATAAATTTATTCCAAATGATTAATCTTCCTTCTGTATCAATAGCAGATAACCCTTGATTCATAGTTTGTATAATAATTTTTTGCGTTTGATACATACGAACTAAGTCATCATATTTCATCCTTTTTGTACTACTATCGATTTGCATATTCAACATTAATTCACCTGCCTTTTCTTATTAATAGATTATACCACATTTTGTTTTTTATATTCCAAACTAAGCTATAAATAAAAGGAAAATATTTTCTTATTTTATAAATTAATAAAATAACTTTTATAATTTTAACTTGTCAAGTCAAAACTATATGATATAATACACATATAAAATAAAAAAACTTACCTGCTTATAAAATACTACTTAAAATACTAAATACTACTATATAATTTTTTAGGGAGGTTTAAATATGTCTAATACTGTACATTTGCTTTTAAAGCAAAATATAGGAGCTAAAAATACTCCAATAGTTAAGGTTGGAGATGAAGTAAAAAGAGGTCAATTAATCGGTGACTATGAAGGCCTTGGTGCTTATCTTCATTCAAGTGTAGACGGAAAAGTAATAGAAATTAACGATGACGAAATAGTAATAGAAGCTAATGATGTTCAGAGTGAAGATTATGTTAAGATTCAGCAAGGTTCAACTATACAAGAAACTGTTAAAAATGCAGGTATAGTAGGCCTTGGAGGTGCTGGTTTCCCAACACATATCAAGCTTGGAACTGATTTAGGAGGAACTGGTTATATTTTATGTAATGCCGCTGAATGCGAGCCTATCTTAAGTCATAATATGAACCAGGTTTTAGCAAATCCAAAAAAATTGATAAGAGGTATGCAAATATGTATGGAAGCATGTAATGCAGCACATGGTGTATTTGCACTAAAAGAAATACATCCAAAGGAAATTCAAGCCTTGGAAAAAACAATAGACGATCCAAGAATAACTGTAAAAGCTATGCCTGATCTTTATCCAATGGGTGAAGAAAGAGCTGTAGTTAGAGAATGTCTTGGTGTAGTTCTAGATACAGATAAACTGCCTTCAGAAGTTAATGCAGTAGTAATAAATTCTGAAACTCTAGGTGCGATTGTAGATGCTGTAGATGATTTAAAACCATTAATAGACAAACAGATAACAGTTGCTGGATACTTAAATACAGCTAATTCACTTGAAATATTCAACAATGTACCAATAGGAACAAAGGTTGGAGATTTAATTGAAAGAGCTGGAGGAATTTATAAGTATGGGGAATACGGCGAGATTATAATGGGAGGACCTTTTACTGGTCTTAGCACTACATATGATTCTCCAATCAAAAAAGCAACTGGTGGTATATTAGTTACTAAGCCTTACGAAAAAGATACTAGAAAAATGGGTCTTTTAGTTTGTGCTTGTGGTGGTAATGAAGCTAGACTTAGAGAAATTGCTGGCTATATGAATTCAGAGGTAGTTGGTGTGGAAAGATGTAAGCAAGCTGTAGAAGGAAAAGGTGGCGTCCTTAAATGTGAAAATCCTGGACATTGTCCTGGACAAGCAGAAAAAATGCTGAAACTTAAGAAAGCAGGGGCTGAAACTGTTTTAATTTCAAATTGTACTGACTGTACAAATACAGTTATGGGTGTAGCACCAAAAATGAAGATGCCAGTTTATCATCAGACAGATACTATACTAGAAACTATGGGTATAGAAAAAGTTAGATACCTAAAAGATGGACAGAAAAAATAAACATAAAAAATACGAGTGGACTTTTATTTAAGTCCACTCTTTTTATTTCAGCATTTTCATTCATTATTTATTCTAACTTATATTATTAGCCTTACTTAGTATATAATACTCTATAATTTTCTACTCTCTTGGTAAAATTATCCTTGTCAAATTTTTCAAGTATTAGCATACTAATTTTTCTACTTGATCCTACTTCATCTCTAAAATCCGCTATTGTCATTTTTTTATTTTTATTTATTATATTCTCTACAATGGACTTTGCTTGATCGTACAATTTTTTAGAAAAAAGAAATTTACCATCAAGTAATATCAATTCATTACCTATCATAGAGTCAACTATTGATTTATAATCTTTTCCTTTTTCTTCAAAATATTCCAAATCTAAAATATCTGAATATCCTAGTTTTTCTATTTCTTTTATAATTGAACTCTTAATTTTCAAATCCTTATCACTTAGTATTACATCAAAATCTTTTTTTGAAACTGTATTTGTTGAAGTTTTTATGTGCCCCATATATTCTAATAGTTGATATAAAGCATCTAATTCTTTAAGCTTTAATGATGAATCTAACTTATGACCAGCTTCTTTTTTGGGCATACCTATCTTAAGTTTATTTTCTTCATGATATTCTGTAAGTATTTTTAATAACTTTTCTTGTAAAAATTCTAAGTATGATTCATGAATATACTTATTTGAGAAATTATAAATTTTATTATCTTTAATTAAATTTTCTAGCATAGAAAGTATGCTTTCTTTTGACTGCCCTGTATATGACATCATATTTTCTATACTTGGATAAATAGATGATGAATTCTTTAGATAAATTTCTAAAACCCTCTTTGGATCACCTAATTCTTTAATTTTCAACTCCTCAATTACTTTTGGGGTATTTTTATTAATACCATGTTTTTTGTCAGATATATCTATAATAATACCACCTCCAACTGTGATCATAGGCGAATATGTTCTAAGTACAAAAGCATCTAACTTTTTACATATTATAGGTTCTTCTAATCTTAATTGAACAAATCCCTCTTGCCCTTTAGTCATCACTTCATTTTCTAGTGGCACTGCTCTGCATAGTATCTCCCTAGTTCCATGATAAATTTTCAGTCTATCCCAATTTTCAAGCTTTATATCATCATGGTTTAAGAGTCTAATTTTTGTATCTATCATCATTGATTCAAGCATCGAGTCTGTCGCAGCTAAAATATCTCCTCTTTGAATTTGTGAAGATTTCAAATTAGATATATTTATTGCTGTTCTTTGTCCTGCATAAGCAAAATCTACATTATGACTATGTACTTGTATATTTCTTATTTGAGCAATTTTTTTTGATGGATAAATTTCTAACGTATCTGTATTTTTAATTTTTCCTTCCAGTATTGTACCTGTAACTACAGTCCCAAATCCTTTTACGGAAAATACTCTGTCTATATTCATCCTAAAAGGTAGGTTTGAATCTTTTTCTTCAACTTTTTCACATAAGATATCTAGTTTATTTATTAATTCATCAATACCTCTTCTTGAAATAGAATCTACTTTAATAATATCAGCATCATCCATAAAACTTCCTCTTAGGCTTTCTCTAATATCCTCTTCAGCTAATTCTAATAATTCTTCATCAACCATATCACACTTTGTCATAACTATTAAACCATTTTTTATATTTAAGTATGATAGTATATCTAAATGCTCTACTGTCTGTGGCATTACACCTTCATCTGCAGCAACTACAAGTAATACAATATCTAGACCTGCTGCTCCAGCCAACATATTTTTTATAAATTTCTCATGTCCTGGAACATCCACTATTCCAACTGATTTTCCACTTGGTAAATCAAAATAAGTAAATCCTAGATTTATTGATATTCCCCTTTTCTTTTCTTCGTCTAGTGTATCTGTTTCCCTACCTGTAAGAGCTTTTATAAGGGTCGTTTTTCCATGGTCAATATGTCCAGCTGTTCCAACTACTATATGTTTCACTTACTTACCTCCAAAGGTTTTTTTTAATTCTATTGCTATATCTCTAAATTCTTCTTCAAATATTGTTCTAACATCTAAAATATATTTATCTTCATAAACTCTAGCAATTATATGTTTATCAGATAGACGTAACGCTTTTTCTATTTGGCTTACACTTATATTATTTGAGGATATAGTCACAGCATAGGAATCTAATTCTTCTGTAGGCATTGAACCACCGCCAACTTGACCTTTACACTCCTCAATTTCAATATTTATATTATCTGCAACTTCTGTATAATTATTAATTTCTCTTTGTAAACCCTTTGCCTTTTTAAATAGCTCTTCTTTTGTATATGTAAGCATTTTTAGCGTAGGTATTTTCTCCATAGCTTCATCTTCATTTAGATATAACCTAAGTGTTGCTTCTAGTGTAGCTATTGTCATTTTATCAACTCTAAGTGCTCTTGTAAGTTGATTTTTTTTCATTTTTTCAATATATTTCTTCTTACCAACTATTATACCTGCCTGTGGTCCACCTAGCATTTTATCACCACTAAAACTTACGACATCAACACCCTTATTGATTGAATCATATATTGTTGGTTCATATGTCATACCATATTTTGATAAATTTACAAATACACCACTGCCTAAATCTTCTATTACAGGAATATCATATTTGTCTCCTAATATTCTCATCTCTTCTAAAGAAACAGCTTCAGAAAATCCCATAATTCTATAATTACTTGTATGTACCTTCATAAGTACCTTTGTATTATCTGTAATTGCATCTTCGTAATCATTATAATGAGTCTTATTTGTAGCCCCTACTTCTACTAGTTCAGCACCACTAAGTTGCATAATGCTAGGTATTCTAAATGCTCCACCCACTTCCACTAATTCACCTCTAGAAACTATTGCTTGTCCACCTTTTGCAAGTGTACTAAGAACCAATAAAACAGCTGCCGCATTATTATTTACTACTAATACATCCTCTGCCCCTGTTAATCTTTTAATCATATCCTTAAGATGAGAATACCTTGATCCTCTCTTTCCTTCTTCAATATCATATTCTAGATTAGAATATCTGGATGCTGCCTGCCATAATTCACCTTTTATGCTTTCACTTATCAACGATCTCCCTAAATTTGTATGCACGACTATACCCGTAGCATTGATTACTTTTTTTAAGGAAAGATTATAATTATTATGAGCCAAATCTACACAATTATCAATTAGGCTATTATAATCTAATTTAAAAGAATCTATTTGATTATCTTTTAAATCAACTATTAAATTTCTAGTGCATTCAATTGTATTTCTAATTGCTTCTACAATTATAGATCTTGGTAATTTCTCACTCAATTCCATAATTTTCTTATCATTGAGTACCTCATCTACTGAAGGTAACATAGCAAATAATTTTCTTTTTGGATTTTCCTTTGACATAATATTCCCCCGAATTATTATATTTTTATTAATATATTTCTACACATTTTTCTTTTTTCTCAATTACTTCGCCAACTATTTCAGCACAAATTGCCCCATTATCTAGCATATCCTTTGCAAGCTCATCAGCATATTTTGCATCTACTGATATTAATAAACCACCTGATGTTTGTGGGTCATGTAATACGTCCATAATCGTCTGCTCAATATCATCATTCACTTTGATATCACCTTTTGCATAATACATATTTTTGTAGGCACCCTCAGGAACAATTCCCATAGCGGCAAAATCTTTTGCTTGGTCAAGCATTGGTATTTTTTTTGAATCAAGTCTAAGTGTAACATCAGATGCTTTCGCCATTTCTATTGAATGACCTATCATTCCAAATCCAGTAACATCCGTAGCTGAATTAATATCAAATTTCTTAAAACTTCTAGCAGCATACATATTTAGATGTGTCATTACATCAATTACATGTTTATATGCATTATCATCAACTAAGTCAACTTTCATGGCTGTATTCATTATTCCAGCTCCAATAGGCTTAGTAAGAATTAATTTATCTCCTATTTTTGCTCCAGAATTTGCCAGTACTTTATCTGGATGAACTATACCAGATACAGATAATCCATATTTGGGTTCTTGATCATCAACTGTATGACCTCCTACTAATAAACATCCACTTTCTTTTACCTTATCAAATCCACCTTTTAATATTTCTGTTAAAACATTCATATCGTGACATGATGGAAAACATACAATGTTCATAGCAACAGTGGGTTCGCCTCCCATAGCATATACATCTGATAAAGCGTTCGCTGCGGCAATTTGTCCAAATGTATATGGATCATCAACCATTGGTGTAAAGAAATCCAAGGTTTGTATAAGTGCAATTTCATCCGTCATCTTGTATATTGCCGCATCATCAGATGTATCAAGTCCAACAAGCAAATTTTTCAATTTATCATTATCATTTTTAGGCAGTTGTGAAAGTACTCCAGCCAGATCCTCTGGCCCTATTTTAGCTGCTCAGCCTCCAGCCTTTGTCATCTCTGTTAATTTTTTATATTCTTTCGCCATTTATTTAATACTACTCCTTTATTTATCCAATCTATAGTATTTATATATACTTATTATTATTTAATACTATAAATACCCAGTATAGTCAAAAAAGAGGACTATATCCTCTTTTTATTTCCATTCATATCCTATATTGTTTTCTACAGCCTTATCAAAAATCATCTTAGCAGTAACTAAATCTTGAACACTGATTCCAACAGTCTTAAATACTATTATCTCATCTTCAGATTCCCTTGATGGTATATTACCATTTATTAAGTCTCCTAAGTCACCTGTAAAATCACTTTCGCTTATTTTTCCTTTTTTAAGTGGTGTAATTATACAACCAGCTTCAGATAGCACGGCATCTTTTGAATCAAAATATATTTTATCTGCCTTAATCAATGTTTTTTCATCAAACTCATGCATATTAGGCATATATGATCCAACACCGCTCACTAAAGCTCCTTTTTTTACCTTATCTCCATTTATTACTGGTACTGAGGATGTAGTTACCATAATTATAACATCTGCATTATCTATAGCTTCATCAGAATTAGGACTAGCTATTATTTTTACTGACTTATATTTTTCTTGCATTCTTTTTGCAAAAGCTGTCCTTTTATCTTTATTTCTACTGTATATTCTTATTTCTTCTAGTGTTTCACATCCAGTTAGCATTGCATCTAATTGTGATTCTGCTTGTCCACCACATCCTATTAGAGCTCCTATCTTTGAACCTTTATTAGCTAATAAAGATATAGCTGCTCCAGAAGCCGCTCCAGTTCTAAGTTCTGTTACATAAGTTCCGTCCAATATACAATTTACTAATCCATTTTTATCATCTACTAACAAAACAGTTCCAGGTGTAGATGGTAAATTATATTTATGGTTCTCAGGAAAAACAGAAACTATTTTTAATCCAGAAATACCTAAATCTTTAATATAACCAGGCATATATAATATACTACCATCGGCATTTTCTGATTTAAAATTTGTTCTTATTGGCGATTTACATTTATCTAAACTAAACATTGAAAAAGCCTTCTTATCAGCTTCAATCGCATCCGTCATTGCAAAAATACTTTCTATATCTTTTCTATTTAATAATAACATAAGCTAACTCCTTTTCAATATACTTATATAACAAAACTATAACTATAACTATAACTATAACTATAACTATAACTATAACTATAACTATAACTATAACTATAACTATAACTATAACTAATATTATAACATATAAATATATTCTATTCCAATTAAGCTAATTTACACTCACATTATTTTTCATTTTTTCAAATTTTTTATCGCCTATTCCTGAAATATTTTTTAAATCTTCTATTTTATTAAATCTTCCTTTTTCTTTTCTATATTCTAATATTTTATCAGCAGTGGATGGTCCAACTCCTGGTATGGAATCCAGTTCCTCTTTTGAAGCTGTATTTATATTGATTTTTCTATTATTGGATGATTTATCTTGATTATTGATCATATTTGAATTTGTATTTACATTCAAACTAGTATCTTGATTTGGTATTGGATCACCTTTTCTAGGAATTATATAATGTTGACCATCTTCAAGTTTCATCGCTAAGTTTATTCTCTCAATATCGGCATCTTTACTGAATCCTCCCAATTTTTTTATCACTTCATCAAGACACATATTTGAATAAACAGAAATAACACCGGGACTTGAAACTGCACCACTTATATAAACAGTTATTTTATTTTTTTTCTTGCTTATGATTTTCTTTATCGTTGTTTTTTTCAAAATCTATATTTTCGTTTTCTTCAGATTTTATAAATTCTTGATTCATATTTTTTTTATCTTCCAGAGGTATTTTTTTATCTGTAAATTCTAGAAATAGTATGTTTATAGCTTTAAATATTAAGATGCAAAATATTATTAAAGTAATATATAATTTTTTCTTGTCTAAAGACTTCAAATACTCAATTATTTTATTTTTCATTGTCAAATTTCTCCTATTGTCATATTTTAGTATTTTTATAAGTTTATCTAAATATATATAGTCATCTTATAAATAATTAACTTTTAAATCCCCCTTTTATTATGATTATTATTTATGGTATACTTATACTTGGTATTATATTAAGCAATTTATGTATTTATAGGAGATAAATGCTATATAAGAAAAAATAATTCTAATTTCATTTAATATAATTAGAATTATTTGTAAAATTTAATAAAGGGGGAAGATGGTTTACATCTTAATATTAATATGAAAAAAGTACTATCTATTATCACTTCCTTAGCGATGATAATCGGGATACTATCAGCGACCTTACAAACTTCTTTAGCGGAAGATAAAAAAGACATGGATGCTCTAAAATCCAAATATATAGTTCTAATGGACTATGATTCAGGTCAAATAATATATGAAAAAAATGCCAATCATAAAATGTACCCTGCTTCAACTACAAAGGTATGGACTGCATTTTGTGTATTAGAAAAAGCTAAAAACCTTGATCAAATTATAGAAGTCAAAGATTTGCCAGAAATAGAAGGTACTTGTATGTATCTTGAAAAAGGCGAAAAGTTCACAGTTAGAGAACTTTTAACTTCTATGTTGGTTCACTCTTCAAATGATGTATCTTATTTATTAGCACAATATTATGGTGATGGAAATCCAAAAAATTTTATTGACTTTATGAATAGTGAGGCAAAAAAATATGGTGCAAAAAATACGCATTTTAACAATCCACATGGATTACCAGATACAAATCACTACTCGACAGCTCATGATATGACCTTATTAGCTAGGGTTGCTTACTCAGATACTACAATACAAAAAATTGTATCTATGAAAAAAGCAAAATTTCCTAAAACTGACAATGTTAAAGTAGAAAGAGATTTAATAAATAGTAATAAATTCTTAAATTCTACTGAAACTATGAATTATAAGGGGAAAGATGTAACTTTCAAATATGATGCAATTGATGGAATGAAAACAGGTTTTACTGATGATGCTGGTAATTGCTTACTAGCTACTGGTAAAAAAAATGGAGTTAGAATGATTTCAGGTGTTTTCTTTGCTCCTGCTGGTTCACTTTATCATGATTCAAGATTTGTTTTAGATTATGGATTTGATAATTTTAAGAACCAAATTATTTTCAAAAAAGAGAATTTCAAGGGAAGCAAAAATCTTTCATTCGCTAAGCCTGGTAAAATAAATTATATGCTTGCAAGT includes these proteins:
- a CDS encoding sugar transporter; protein product: MSITNETAQSHANDPAVCCCRFEAGTVVEAANLEDPAIFPDLVDSGLLEIPDNVLTIGQVLGAKLTQTLDALSPMTPDNVEDFKDDSSKEADIEEESDDAIEEKTNVDSSNAVNTSQSNLASGVIKIYIAEGKDIKLEFPVI
- a CDS encoding sigma 54-interacting transcriptional regulator produces the protein MLNMQIDSSTKRMKYDDLVRMYQTQKIIIQTMNQGLSAIDTEGRLIIWNKFMEDRYKISASEILGKKMSDFLVDTISERVLNTKVSISDIYYNKDFQENKNQYGVVQAYPVYQGKTFLGVVCTEVDIIDASKISKELEATQEKIKYLENEVRNLSGSYFDNILGNSYLLEKAKSMAKQVATTNSSIMIHGESGTGKEVFARAIHDYSQRQGTFIPVNCSAIPQELFESEFFGYEPGAFTGATRTGKAGIFELADGGTIFLDEIGELPHNMQAKLLRVLQEREFMRVGGSDIIKVNVRVISASNKNLKELVEEGKFRDDLFYRLNVVEINLPPLRERSDDVGILIYHFLNEQSAENNKSYLKINKDAFKILCRYKWKGNIRELKNTIENMVVLSTKEILEVDDIPEYIVDSVDMPNEPNIYPMDLNEAVEMLEKKKITEALKMSNNNKTKAAKILNIPRTTLYYKIEQLDIEG
- the prdC gene encoding proline reductase-associated electron transfer protein PrdC, yielding MSNTVHLLLKQNIGAKNTPIVKVGDEVKRGQLIGDYEGLGAYLHSSVDGKVIEINDDEIVIEANDVQSEDYVKIQQGSTIQETVKNAGIVGLGGAGFPTHIKLGTDLGGTGYILCNAAECEPILSHNMNQVLANPKKLIRGMQICMEACNAAHGVFALKEIHPKEIQALEKTIDDPRITVKAMPDLYPMGEERAVVRECLGVVLDTDKLPSEVNAVVINSETLGAIVDAVDDLKPLIDKQITVAGYLNTANSLEIFNNVPIGTKVGDLIERAGGIYKYGEYGEIIMGGPFTGLSTTYDSPIKKATGGILVTKPYEKDTRKMGLLVCACGGNEARLREIAGYMNSEVVGVERCKQAVEGKGGVLKCENPGHCPGQAEKMLKLKKAGAETVLISNCTDCTNTVMGVAPKMKMPVYHQTDTILETMGIEKVRYLKDGQKK
- the selB gene encoding selenocysteine-specific translation elongation factor, translated to MKHIVVGTAGHIDHGKTTLIKALTGRETDTLDEEKKRGISINLGFTYFDLPSGKSVGIVDVPGHEKFIKNMLAGAAGLDIVLLVVAADEGVMPQTVEHLDILSYLNIKNGLIVMTKCDMVDEELLELAEEDIRESLRGSFMDDADIIKVDSISRRGIDELINKLDILCEKVEEKDSNLPFRMNIDRVFSVKGFGTVVTGTILEGKIKNTDTLEIYPSKKIAQIRNIQVHSHNVDFAYAGQRTAINISNLKSSQIQRGDILAATDSMLESMMIDTKIRLLNHDDIKLENWDRLKIYHGTREILCRAVPLENEVMTKGQEGFVQLRLEEPIICKKLDAFVLRTYSPMITVGGGIIIDISDKKHGINKNTPKVIEELKIKELGDPKRVLEIYLKNSSSIYPSIENMMSYTGQSKESILSMLENLIKDNKIYNFSNKYIHESYLEFLQEKLLKILTEYHEENKLKIGMPKKEAGHKLDSSLKLKELDALYQLLEYMGHIKTSTNTVSKKDFDVILSDKDLKIKSSIIKEIEKLGYSDILDLEYFEEKGKDYKSIVDSMIGNELILLDGKFLFSKKLYDQAKSIVENIINKNKKMTIADFRDEVGSSRKISMLILEKFDKDNFTKRVENYRVLYTK
- the selA gene encoding L-seryl-tRNA(Sec) selenium transferase, translating into MSKENPKRKLFAMLPSVDEVLNDKKIMELSEKLPRSIIVEAIRNTIECTRNLIVDLKDNQIDSFKLDYNSLIDNCVDLAHNNYNLSLKKVINATGIVVHTNLGRSLISESIKGELWQAASRYSNLEYDIEEGKRGSRYSHLKDMIKRLTGAEDVLVVNNNAAAVLLVLSTLAKGGQAIVSRGELVEVGGAFRIPSIMQLSGAELVEVGATNKTHYNDYEDAITDNTKVLMKVHTSNYRIMGFSEAVSLEEMRILGDKYDIPVIEDLGSGVFVNLSKYGMTYEPTIYDSINKGVDVVSFSGDKMLGGPQAGIIVGKKKYIEKMKKNQLTRALRVDKMTIATLEATLRLYLNEDEAMEKIPTLKMLTYTKEELFKKAKGLQREINNYTEVADNINIEIEECKGQVGGGSMPTEELDSYAVTISSNNISVSQIEKALRLSDKHIIARVYEDKYILDVRTIFEEEFRDIAIELKKTFGGK
- the selD gene encoding selenide, water dikinase SelD, which gives rise to MAKEYKKLTEMTKAGGUAAKIGPEDLAGVLSQLPKNDNDKLKNLLVGLDTSDDAAIYKMTDEIALIQTLDFFTPMVDDPYTFGQIAAANALSDVYAMGGEPTVAMNIVCFPSCHDMNVLTEILKGGFDKVKESGCLLVGGHTVDDQEPKYGLSVSGIVHPDKVLANSGAKIGDKLILTKPIGAGIMNTAMKVDLVDDNAYKHVIDVMTHLNMYAARSFKKFDINSATDVTGFGMIGHSIEMAKASDVTLRLDSKKIPMLDQAKDFAAMGIVPEGAYKNMYYAKGDIKVNDDIEQTIMDVLHDPQTSGGLLISVDAKYADELAKDMLDNGAICAEIVGEVIEKKEKCVEIY
- a CDS encoding NAD(P)-binding domain-containing protein — its product is MLLLNRKDIESIFAMTDAIEADKKAFSMFSLDKCKSPIRTNFKSENADGSILYMPGYIKDLGISGLKIVSVFPENHKYNLPSTPGTVLLVDDKNGLVNCILDGTYVTELRTGAASGAAISLLANKGSKIGALIGCGGQAESQLDAMLTGCETLEEIRIYSRNKDKRTAFAKRMQEKYKSVKIIASPNSDEAIDNADVIIMVTTSSVPVINGDKVKKGALVSGVGSYMPNMHEFDEKTLIKADKIYFDSKDAVLSEAGCIITPLKKGKISESDFTGDLGDLINGNIPSRESEDEIIVFKTVGISVQDLVTAKMIFDKAVENNIGYEWK
- a CDS encoding helix-hairpin-helix domain-containing protein; this encodes MKKTTIKKIISKKKNKITVYISGAVSSPGVISVYSNMCLDEVIKKLGGFSKDADIERINLAMKLEDGQHYIIPRKGDPIPNQDTSLNVNTNSNMINNQDKSSNNRKININTASKEELDSIPGVGPSTADKILEYRKEKGRFNKIEDLKNISGIGDKKFEKMKNNVSVN